The segment CTGGTCGGCTACGACGACGACCTCGCCGGCGAGGTCACCCGCATCGCCAACCGCATCCGCGGCCTGCTCACCCAGATCCACCCGCCCCTGGAGAAGGTGCTGGGCCCGAAAGCGCAGCACCCGGCCGTCCTCAAAGCGTTGTCGCGGTGCGGCGGCCCCGCCGGGCACCGCAAAACCGGCCGGTCCAAACTCACCGAGGTCGTCAAGCCTCGAGCTCCGCGCATGGGTGCCCGCCTGGTCGAGCAGATCTTCACCGCTCTCGACGCCCAGACCGTCGTCGTTGCGGGCAGCAACGCAGCCGAGACTATCCTGCCGAGGTTGGCCGACAGTCTGCGTGACCTGCTCAACCAGCGTGACCAGATCGCGGAGCAGGTCGAGGGGATGCTTGATACGCACCCTCTTTCCTCGGTCCTGACCTCGATGCCTGGCGTCGGAGTCAGGACCGCAGCCCGGATCCTGCTCGAAGTCGGCGACGGCAGCTCGTTCCCGACCTCCGGCCACCTGGCCGCCTACGCCGGGCTTGCTCCGGTGACCCGACGTTCCGGCACCAGCATCCGCGGCGAGCACCCGCCCAAAGGCGGCAACAAACAGCTCAAACGCGCGTTCTTCCTGTCCGCGTTCGCGGCTCTAGCGGACCCGGCCAGCCGGAGCTACTACGACCGAAAGCGCGCTGAGGGCAAGACACGCAACGCCGCGCCCATCTGCCTGGCCCGCCGCCGCGTCGACGTCCTCCACGCCATGCTCCGCACAGCGACCCCCTACCAGCACAAACCAGCAGAAAAGCTCGCCCTCGCTGCTTGACAGAACCCATAGGGACACCCCCCGCTGCGGGTTCGCTCGAGACGCTGGCCCACATCGGGTCGGGTGACTCAGCGCAGGATCGGTTGCAGGATCTGGTGGTTAGCGGGGTGATCGTGGCCTGCGAACAGCCGAACAGTTCGCTGCGACGTCCGGTACGTTGTCGCCTGACGGCGCGGTTGCCTACCGCGCCTCGGCTGACTCAGTGACCCCGGCCGTGGACCTCGACACCGTATCGGCCATCATGCGGAGGAAAGAATTCGGCCGTGTCTTTACGGTTGCAGCCACGAGCGACGCCCGCGGCGACCATCGCCCGGTCAAGATCGGATCCACCGGGCCGAACGCCCGCCCCAGCGTCTGGGGCGGGCGTTGTCCGTCGTGACGATGAGCTGCCCGTCGTCTACTGATCCGGGGAGGGCGTCTTGCGCCCGCTGAGGGGGCCAGGCACGGTGGCCGCACTGGTCTCGCCTGTGAAGGCGAGCACGATCGTGGGCCGCCGTAGTCGGCTCGGTGAGCCGGTGGTTCGCAGCGGCTGACCCTGCTGACCGTCACCGAACGTTTCGGTCACAGCCCCAGCAACGACCCGAAAAGAGGAAGCGAGAACCCGCCGCCGTCCGTGTCGTACGACCGGTTGTAATTCCGGTTGAAACTGGTGTTGTTGTTCGCGCTGTAATTCGTGTTGAAGTTGTCGTTCTGGCTGGTGCTGTGGTTGGTGACGTAGTTCGTGATGTAGTTGGTGCTGTACGTCTTGTTGTGATTGAGGCTCTTCGTCTTGCTGTGATTGACGCTGTTGTTCTTGCTGTGGTTGACACTGTTGTTCTTGCTGTGGTTGACGCTGTTCGTCGTGGTGTGGTTGACCTTGTCTTTCTTGTCGTCACGGGGTTCGGCCTTGACGGCAACGGCCGTGCCGGCGTCCGGCGCAGCGCTCGCGGGCGCCGCGAAAAAGCCGAATGTTGCAGCCACTGCGCCGGTCAGGACGGCCAGCCTCAGGACATTCTTCACAGAGATCCCTCACCTAAACGGAATGGAAGAGTGAGCCGGAAAGACAAGCGTTTCCGGCGCTGCCCCACTATGCCCACTTCGAACGGGCGCGCCACGGAGATCCGCGACGACATTCTTAAGTTCCCGCGTTCGAGCGAAAACGAGGACGCACCCGAATCTTTCGCGTAATGGAGCGTCATTGCGCTGCCGGAAAGGCTGGTGGTCCGCGACGGTGAGGAAGCGCACGTTGCAGGGCGTCTAGCTGCGAGAAAGGGTTGTTGTGCGTCCTGCACAGCAACTGGAAGGCGACCCATGCCCCTGCGTCCCGGAGCCCGGGCCTGGGCCGTGTGGTCCGCCGGCCTCGCCGCGTACGTCATTGCCGTTCTGCACCGGACCTCGCTCGGGGTCGCGGGGCTGGACGCGCAGGTGCGGTTCGACGTCGGGGCGAGTGCGCTCGCCAGCTTCGCCGTGTTGCAGCTCGTGGTCTACGCCGGGCTGCAGATTCCGGTCGGGCTGCTGCTGGACCGGTTCGGGTCGCTGCGGCTGGTGTTCGCCGGCGCCCTGGTGATGGCGACCGGGCAGACCCTCATGGCGTTCACCGACGACGTGGGCGGCGCTGTCCTGGCGCGGGTGCTGGTCGGCGCCGGCGACGCGATGACCTTCATCAGCGTGTTGCGCCTGGTGCCGCACTGGTTCCCCGGCAAGCGGGTGCCGGTCGTGACCCAGCTGACCGGGATCGTCGGCCAGATCGGGCAGGTGCTGTCGGCCGTACCGTTGGCGGCTCTTCTTGCCGGGCCCGGCTGGACCACCGCGTTCCTCGGCGCCGCCGCTGCGGGCGTGTTCGTGGCGATCGTCGCGCTCGTCGCCATGCACGACACCCCGCACACCCGGATCAACACCGGCCAGGCGGTCTCCTGGCAGCGCCTCGGCGCCGATCTGGGCAGCGCGTGGCGGCATCCGGGCACCAGGCTCGGTCTCTGGACGCATTTCACCACCCAGTTCACCGGTACGGTCTTCGCGCTCATGTGGGGCATTCCGTTCCTGATCGCCGGCGAGGGCCTGAGCCGGGGCGCTGCGAGCGCGCTGCTGATCCTGTTCGTGCTGACCGGCATGGCGTCCGGCCCTGTGCTCGGGCTGCTGACCCAGCGTTACCCGCTGCGCCGGTCGTTGCTGGTGCTCGGCATCGTGGCCTTCAACATGGGCGCGTGGGCTGCGGTCATCGCCTGGCCGGGGCACGCGCCGATGCCCCTGCTGGTGGTTCTCGTGCTGGCGCTCGGGCTGGGCGGGCCGGGTTCGATGATCGGGTTCGACTATGCGCGTACGTTCAATCCGCCCAGCCGTCTCGGCACCGCGACCGGCGTGGTGAACGTCGGCGGTTTCGTGGCCTCGCTGCTGACCATCGAATTGATCGGCCTGATTCTCGATGCCCGAACCGGCGGTAGTGCGGACTATCACATCTCGGACTTCCGGGTCGCGATGTCGGTGCAGTTCCTCGTCGCCGCGGTCGGTGTGCTGGGGATTCTGCGGACCCGCAAGCTCGCCCGGCGAAAGCTGGAAGAGGAGGAGGGCGTGGTCATCCGCCCGCTGCGGGTCGCCTTGGCGGAACGACGGGGTTTAGCGCTGGAGCGTGCGGTAAAGGCGAAAAACTGGCGCGACTGAAAGGGGGCCCATGACTGACCACGCGCAACCCCGGTTCTGGTCCGGCATCGACATTCCGAAGACCCTCGCCGGCACCTTGGCAGCCGTCTCCGCGGCGGTGGCCGGCTCGTTCCTCGGGATCGCCGGCACGCTGATCGGCGCCGCCGTGGTGAGCCTGATCAGTTCGATCGGCACCGAGCTCTACCACCGGTCCATCGACCGCGGGGCGAAGAGGCTGCAGTCCGCGTTCGTGACCGCACCGGCCGCGGTGGGCACGCCCGAGGTGGCGGCCACGCACGAGCCGCCGTCCTCGTCGGAGAGCCCGAGGAAGATCCATTGGAAGCGGGTCGGCATGGTGGCGGCCGCGCTGTTCGTGCTCGGGCTCGGCACGCTGACCGCGATCGAGCTGGTCGCCGGCCGGTCGGCGGCGGACGCCCTGAGCGGGCGGGGCGGCGACAGCCCGCCGAGCCTGTTCAACACCTCGAACACCAGCGACAGCAGCGACGAGGACGCCGAGCAGACCGACTCCGGCGAGCCCAGCGCACCGGCCACCGAGCCGACCGGGGAGACAGGCGAGACCAGCACCGAGCCGGCCGACCCGCCGGCATCTCCCGCACCGGCCGGGGAGCCGCAGACCACCACCGAGCCGCAGCCGGAGACCACGACCGCGCCGGAGGAGAATCAGACCGGCGTGGAGGGGCAGCAGCCCGCGCAGGAACTTCCCGAGCAGCAGGAAGGTTCTTGATCATGGACGCGAAAGACATCCTCGGCGAGGCGCACGGTCGCCTGCCTGAGTTGGTGGAGACCGCCGTGCAGGGGCTCCGCCCGGATCAGCTCCGCTGGGCCCCGGCGCCGGGCGCCAATCCGATCGGCTGGCTCGTCTGGCATCTCACCCGGGTGCAGGACAGCCACGTCGCCGAGCTCCTGGACGCCGAGCAGGTCTACCTGACCGGCGACTGGGCGCCCCGCTTCGGCCTGAAGCCGGACCCGTCGGACACCGGGTACGGGCATGACGCGTCGCAGGTGGCGGCCGTCGCACCGGAGAGCGTCGAGGCGCTGACCGGCTACTACCGGGCCGTGCACGAGCGTACGGCGGAATTCCTGCGCGGCCTGACCGCCGCGGACCTGGACCGGGTAGTGGACCGTGCCTGGGATCCGCCGGTGACCCTGGGCGTCCGCCTGGTCAGCGTGATCGACGACGACGCCCAGCACGCCGGGCAGGCCGCCTACGTGCGCGGCCTGCTCTAGGCGCCCATTCAGGCCGAGGGCGGCTCGCTGACCGGCAGCCGCACCAGGAACTTCGTGTCGCCGGGCTGGGACTGCACGGTGATGTCACCGCCGTGACCGTTGACGACGATCCGGTACGAGATGTCGAGTCCCAACCCGGTGCCCTCCCCCACCGGTTTCGTGGTGAAGAACGGCTCGAAGACCCGTTTGCGCACCTCCGGAGGCATGCCCGGCCCGGTGTCCCCGACCGACACCACGACGTGGTCGTCCTCGCGGTAGGTGCGGATCGTCAGGGTGCCGGAGCCGGCCATCGCCTGGACCGCGTTGTCGATCAGGTTGGTCCACACCTGGTTCAGCTCGGCCGGGTGGGCCGGGACCTGCGGCAGCGTACGGTCGTAGTCCTTGACCAACCGGATGTCCTGGCCGATCTTGTGGGCCAGCATGACCAGGGTGCTGTCCAGGCCGGGGTGCACGTCGATCCACTGGTGGGCGGCCCGGTCCAGATGCGAGTACCGCTTGGCGGCCAGCACCAGCGACGACACCCGCCCGGTGGCGTCCTCGATGTCGCTCATCAGCTGTTCGGTCTCCAGCGCGTACCCGATCCAGTGGATGGCCTGGTCGAGCAGCTCCGGTGAGGCCAGCCGGGCCTCGATCTGGGAGAGACACTCGGTGTCGATGTTGCCCTGGGCGAAGACCGGGGCGACGTCCCAGGCGCCGGTGATGCCGTGCTCGTCCATCCACTCGCCGAGCTCGTCCTCCAGGTCGGCGATCTGCAGGGCGGTCAGCGCGGGCGCCTTCGCGGCGCGCTCGATGACCTCCTCCTGGAGGTTGAGCAGGGCGGTGAGCCGATCCGGGGCGACCTTGCCGGCGGCGAGCTTGCCGAGTTTCATCCGCATCGCGGCGACCCGCTCACGCAGCGCGCCGGTGGCCCGGGAGGCGGCGGCCGCCGGGTTGTTCAGCTCGTGCATCAGGCCGGCGGAGAGCGCGCCGAGCGCGGCCAGCCGCTGCCGTTCGCCGATCGCCGCCTGCATGCTGCGCTGCCCCAGGGTCAGGCCCTCCAGCAGGTGGATGGCCATCGGGAACCACTCGCGCATCAGCCGGCCGAAGTCAGCGGCCGACAGCATGAAGAACTCGCTGTCGGAGAGCGCCCGCATCGAGGCCATGTACTTGCGGGGGACGCCGTCGTCCTTCAGGTACGCGTTGGTCGCGCCCATGTAGACGCCGCGCTGCTCGGTGCGGGTCGTGGTGACGTCGTCCGGCCCGACCCGGCGGATCAGTGAGATCGTGCCGCTGAGCAGCACGAAGAACGCTTCGGCCGGATCGCCCTCGCGGATCACCAGCCCACCGGCCGGCACCCGCATGGTGCAGCCGTGCTCGGCGATCCAGATCAGCTGCTCGTCGGTCAGCTTCTCGAACAGGAACAGGGTCTTCAGCTCGGCCGGGGTGAGCCGGCCGGGCTCACACGGTTCCAGCCGGATCTCTTC is part of the Actinoplanes sp. NBC_00393 genome and harbors:
- a CDS encoding MFS transporter — translated: MPLRPGARAWAVWSAGLAAYVIAVLHRTSLGVAGLDAQVRFDVGASALASFAVLQLVVYAGLQIPVGLLLDRFGSLRLVFAGALVMATGQTLMAFTDDVGGAVLARVLVGAGDAMTFISVLRLVPHWFPGKRVPVVTQLTGIVGQIGQVLSAVPLAALLAGPGWTTAFLGAAAAGVFVAIVALVAMHDTPHTRINTGQAVSWQRLGADLGSAWRHPGTRLGLWTHFTTQFTGTVFALMWGIPFLIAGEGLSRGAASALLILFVLTGMASGPVLGLLTQRYPLRRSLLVLGIVAFNMGAWAAVIAWPGHAPMPLLVVLVLALGLGGPGSMIGFDYARTFNPPSRLGTATGVVNVGGFVASLLTIELIGLILDARTGGSADYHISDFRVAMSVQFLVAAVGVLGILRTRKLARRKLEEEEGVVIRPLRVALAERRGLALERAVKAKNWRD
- a CDS encoding mycothiol transferase — protein: MDAKDILGEAHGRLPELVETAVQGLRPDQLRWAPAPGANPIGWLVWHLTRVQDSHVAELLDAEQVYLTGDWAPRFGLKPDPSDTGYGHDASQVAAVAPESVEALTGYYRAVHERTAEFLRGLTAADLDRVVDRAWDPPVTLGVRLVSVIDDDAQHAGQAAYVRGLL
- a CDS encoding ATP-binding protein, encoding MSDTEEIRLEPCEPGRLTPAELKTLFLFEKLTDEQLIWIAEHGCTMRVPAGGLVIREGDPAEAFFVLLSGTISLIRRVGPDDVTTTRTEQRGVYMGATNAYLKDDGVPRKYMASMRALSDSEFFMLSAADFGRLMREWFPMAIHLLEGLTLGQRSMQAAIGERQRLAALGALSAGLMHELNNPAAAASRATGALRERVAAMRMKLGKLAAGKVAPDRLTALLNLQEEVIERAAKAPALTALQIADLEDELGEWMDEHGITGAWDVAPVFAQGNIDTECLSQIEARLASPELLDQAIHWIGYALETEQLMSDIEDATGRVSSLVLAAKRYSHLDRAAHQWIDVHPGLDSTLVMLAHKIGQDIRLVKDYDRTLPQVPAHPAELNQVWTNLIDNAVQAMAGSGTLTIRTYREDDHVVVSVGDTGPGMPPEVRKRVFEPFFTTKPVGEGTGLGLDISYRIVVNGHGGDITVQSQPGDTKFLVRLPVSEPPSA